From Pseudoalteromonas sp. DL-6, one genomic window encodes:
- a CDS encoding ATP-binding protein, whose amino-acid sequence MVAPQISLKIRQGFILVFVLLVALPILFYSIGKAYYASLVDATEKNLEAHLYSLISEVDFTERGIIMPSSILTPELNNLNSDTYAMIYRDDVPIWHSESAVNVNFVPQYIEPKAGAADFRRVVYNNTAYWQLSLTVILNNIDQSEQARFILLKRNDALLRLMDGFKQTLVDWMFIMGIAIAGLMAIGFIWSARPLQRLDKEIKAIESGDIQEIKGLYPVELQTIKADLNLLLESQQRQKERYRASLSDLAHALKTPLAVLKSSPLANDADAQEQLDRINVMIEHQLKRAATGASDTWKKQTPIKPVIDSILSAMSKVYRDKDIIFNCQMSDKDYFLGDKTDLMELLGNLIDNACKACRSQVSINVSQAKTLSISICDDGPGIKPDKRESLLQRGTRLDTYESGHGVGMAIVSDLVKSYHGLLTISQSQRLGGAKFILEFNYHEKK is encoded by the coding sequence GTGGTAGCACCGCAAATTTCGTTAAAAATAAGGCAAGGTTTTATCCTTGTCTTTGTTTTGTTAGTCGCCCTACCCATTTTGTTTTACTCTATAGGTAAGGCATATTATGCGTCACTTGTTGATGCCACCGAAAAAAACCTCGAAGCACACCTGTATTCACTTATTTCCGAAGTTGATTTTACCGAGCGCGGTATTATTATGCCCAGCTCTATATTAACCCCCGAACTCAACAATTTAAACTCAGACACCTACGCCATGATATACCGTGACGACGTGCCTATTTGGCATTCTGAGTCGGCGGTTAACGTTAACTTTGTTCCCCAATATATAGAGCCCAAAGCAGGCGCCGCCGACTTTAGACGTGTGGTGTATAACAACACCGCCTATTGGCAGTTAAGTTTGACGGTAATACTTAATAATATTGACCAATCAGAGCAAGCTCGCTTTATTTTATTAAAACGTAACGACGCCCTACTGCGTTTAATGGACGGCTTTAAACAAACCTTAGTCGATTGGATGTTTATAATGGGGATTGCCATTGCAGGTTTAATGGCCATTGGTTTTATTTGGAGTGCACGACCTCTGCAGCGCCTAGATAAAGAAATAAAAGCCATTGAATCAGGCGATATTCAAGAAATTAAAGGCTTATACCCCGTTGAACTGCAAACGATTAAAGCCGACCTAAATTTACTGTTAGAGTCGCAGCAACGTCAAAAAGAACGATACCGCGCCTCTCTTAGCGATTTAGCCCATGCACTTAAAACGCCGTTAGCTGTTTTAAAATCAAGCCCACTCGCTAACGATGCAGATGCACAAGAACAACTCGACAGAATTAATGTGATGATCGAGCACCAATTAAAACGTGCCGCCACGGGTGCTTCCGATACATGGAAAAAGCAAACCCCTATCAAACCAGTTATCGATTCTATCTTAAGCGCAATGAGTAAAGTATACCGCGATAAAGACATTATATTTAATTGCCAAATGAGCGATAAAGATTACTTTTTAGGTGATAAAACCGATTTAATGGAGTTATTAGGCAACTTAATAGATAATGCCTGTAAAGCCTGTCGCTCCCAAGTCAGTATTAACGTTTCACAAGCTAAAACGCTCAGTATAAGTATTTGTGATGACGGCCCGGGCATTAAGCCAGATAAACGCGAATCATTGTTACAACGCGGTACGCGCCTAGATACCTACGAAAGCGGCCACGGTGTTGGTATGGCTATTGTATCTGACTTGGTTAAGTCATATCACGGGCTGTTAACTATATCTCAGTCGCAACGTTTAGGCGGTGCAAAATTTATTCTCGAGTTTAATTACCATGAAAAAAAATAA
- a CDS encoding TIGR01777 family oxidoreductase codes for MHIFFTGATGLIGRHLCPFLLHHHDVTVLSRNPTKAKVLLGHQVNAIDSLEDVDFNTVDVVINLAGEPIVNKRWSDKQKAVIRDSRIIVTQAISDAINQCHTPPHTFISGSAIGYYGRQGDSLVDENNTEPHDEFSHQLCKDWEQAALQAESDDTRVCLLRTGIVLAKKGGALGKMLPAFKLCVGGPIGHGEQGMSWIHIDDMVQLILFLIRNSEISGAINATAPEPVSNKQFSKSLGKALSRPAFMPMPAGVLNILMGEMADLLTTGQYVVPKKALDHNYRFHFTKIDAALKSLV; via the coding sequence ATGCATATATTTTTTACTGGCGCCACAGGCTTAATTGGTAGGCACCTTTGCCCCTTCTTGTTGCATCACCACGACGTTACAGTGCTAAGCAGAAACCCAACCAAAGCAAAAGTATTGTTAGGGCATCAGGTTAACGCTATTGATAGCCTTGAGGATGTTGATTTTAATACCGTTGACGTGGTTATTAATTTAGCCGGCGAGCCTATTGTTAATAAACGTTGGAGTGATAAACAAAAAGCGGTTATTCGCGATAGCCGAATTATTGTCACGCAAGCAATTAGTGATGCTATAAATCAATGCCATACTCCGCCGCATACTTTTATATCTGGCAGTGCAATTGGTTATTATGGTCGCCAAGGCGACAGCCTAGTTGATGAAAACAATACCGAGCCTCACGATGAATTTAGCCATCAACTTTGTAAAGATTGGGAGCAAGCAGCTTTACAGGCTGAATCTGACGACACCCGTGTGTGCTTATTGCGTACCGGTATTGTACTGGCTAAAAAAGGCGGCGCGCTGGGTAAAATGCTACCTGCCTTTAAACTTTGCGTAGGTGGGCCAATTGGCCATGGTGAACAAGGTATGTCTTGGATCCACATTGATGACATGGTGCAACTGATTTTATTTTTAATTCGTAATAGTGAAATATCTGGTGCTATCAACGCCACAGCTCCTGAGCCGGTAAGTAACAAGCAGTTTAGTAAATCATTAGGAAAAGCATTATCACGCCCTGCGTTTATGCCTATGCCAGCTGGGGTGCTTAATATATTAATGGGTGAAATGGCTGACTTACTTACTACCGGTCAGTATGTGGTGCCTAAAAAAGCCTTAGACCATAACTACCGTTTTCATTTCACTAAAATAGACGCTGCATTAAAAAGTTTAGTCTAG
- the trpB gene encoding tryptophan synthase subunit beta produces MQNPAYFGEFGGMFVPELLVPALKQLENEFNKAQKDPEFQAELSKLLNEYAGRPTPLTLTRNLVKNPKVKLYLKREDLLHGGAHKTNQVLGQALLTKRMGKKEVIAETGAGQHGVATALACALLGLKCRIYMGAKDVERQQPNVFRMKLMGAEVIPVTAGSGTLKDAVNEALRDWSANYQDAHYLLGTAAGPHPFPTIVREYQKIIGEEAKQQVLKAEGRLPDAVIACVGGGSNAIGMFTDFIDEPSVKLIGVEPAGKGLDTHEHGATICKGTKGILHGTYTYIMQNTDGQIEESYSVSAGLDYPAVGPQHAFLHETGRAQYVGITDTKALDAFQALAKHEGIIPALESSHALAYALEYAEEQTQDSIIVINLSGRGDKDLAHVHKVLSEEGQL; encoded by the coding sequence ATGCAAAATCCAGCTTATTTTGGCGAGTTTGGCGGTATGTTTGTACCGGAACTGCTTGTCCCTGCGCTTAAGCAGTTAGAAAACGAATTTAATAAAGCACAAAAAGATCCTGAGTTTCAGGCAGAGCTAAGTAAATTACTTAACGAGTATGCGGGTCGCCCTACGCCGCTTACGCTAACGCGTAACTTAGTTAAAAACCCAAAAGTAAAACTGTACTTAAAGCGTGAAGATTTACTACACGGTGGTGCGCACAAAACAAACCAAGTATTAGGCCAAGCACTGCTTACCAAACGCATGGGTAAAAAAGAAGTCATAGCAGAAACCGGCGCCGGCCAACATGGTGTAGCCACTGCACTTGCCTGTGCATTGCTTGGCTTAAAATGCCGTATTTACATGGGTGCAAAAGATGTTGAACGCCAGCAGCCAAACGTATTTAGAATGAAACTCATGGGCGCTGAAGTTATTCCAGTAACGGCAGGCTCGGGCACATTAAAAGATGCGGTTAATGAAGCATTACGTGACTGGTCAGCAAATTATCAAGACGCTCATTACCTTTTAGGTACAGCCGCGGGTCCTCACCCATTCCCGACTATTGTACGTGAATATCAAAAAATAATTGGTGAAGAAGCAAAACAACAAGTACTTAAAGCCGAAGGCCGTTTGCCTGATGCGGTTATTGCGTGTGTAGGCGGTGGGTCAAACGCCATTGGTATGTTTACCGATTTTATTGATGAGCCAAGCGTTAAGCTTATTGGCGTTGAACCTGCAGGTAAAGGGTTAGACACGCACGAGCATGGCGCAACCATCTGTAAGGGAACAAAAGGTATTTTGCACGGTACTTACACTTATATTATGCAAAATACAGATGGTCAAATTGAAGAGTCTTACTCTGTATCGGCGGGACTAGATTACCCTGCTGTAGGGCCACAACATGCCTTTTTACACGAAACGGGCCGTGCTCAATATGTAGGTATTACCGACACCAAAGCACTTGATGCCTTTCAAGCATTGGCTAAACACGAAGGGATTATTCCTGCGCTTGAATCAAGTCATGCGCTAGCCTACGCCCTCGAATATGCAGAAGAGCAAACGCAGGACAGTATTATTGTTATTAATTTAAGTGGTCGTGGCGATAAAGATTTAGCCCACGTACACAAGGTATTATCAGAGGAAGGTCAACTATGA
- a CDS encoding AI-2E family transporter, with protein sequence MASLTGVNKSLIIFAALVIVLAGVKAASAIVIPFILAAFIAIICSPLINFFARYRIPKGIAVVLVVLIIMGLGVSLGGLVGQSVNDFSKQLPEYKAQLKEEFVWLVDVASQYNILINKEQILSMFDPGKMVDVATNMLTGLGSVMANMFLIILTVVFMLFEGPILGKKIHLALDDPDSKIKQIDRFLDSINSYLAIKTLVSLATGVIAGFYLWILDVDYFVLWGVLAFMLNYIPNIGSIIAAVPALLLALITQGPLVAGLVGAGYLTINTVMGNIVEPKYMGKGLGLSTLVVFLSLIFWGWLLGSVGMLLSVPLTMIVKIALEASDEGRWLATMLGTGEEPVIKSED encoded by the coding sequence TTGGCAAGTTTAACTGGGGTAAATAAAAGCTTAATAATTTTTGCCGCTTTGGTAATTGTGCTAGCGGGTGTTAAAGCCGCAAGCGCTATTGTTATTCCGTTTATTTTGGCAGCATTTATAGCCATAATTTGTAGCCCACTCATTAATTTTTTTGCTCGTTACCGTATTCCAAAAGGCATAGCGGTAGTGCTTGTAGTGCTTATTATTATGGGCTTAGGGGTTAGCTTAGGCGGTTTAGTAGGTCAGTCGGTTAACGATTTTTCAAAACAATTACCTGAATATAAAGCACAATTAAAAGAAGAATTTGTATGGTTGGTTGATGTGGCCTCGCAATACAATATTTTAATTAATAAAGAACAAATTTTGTCTATGTTTGATCCTGGCAAAATGGTTGATGTTGCCACCAATATGCTAACGGGTTTAGGTAGCGTAATGGCCAATATGTTTTTAATTATTTTAACAGTTGTTTTTATGCTGTTTGAAGGGCCGATACTTGGCAAAAAAATTCATTTAGCACTGGACGATCCCGACAGCAAAATCAAGCAAATTGACCGCTTTCTAGACTCTATTAACTCTTATTTAGCCATTAAAACCTTAGTGAGTTTAGCTACCGGTGTAATTGCTGGTTTTTACCTGTGGATACTCGATGTTGATTATTTTGTACTATGGGGCGTATTGGCATTTATGCTCAATTACATTCCTAACATTGGTTCAATCATTGCGGCTGTGCCAGCACTGTTACTGGCGCTTATTACGCAAGGCCCATTAGTGGCAGGACTCGTCGGCGCTGGTTATTTAACTATTAATACCGTTATGGGGAATATTGTAGAGCCAAAATACATGGGTAAAGGCCTCGGGCTTTCTACCTTGGTGGTGTTCTTGTCATTAATATTTTGGGGCTGGTTATTAGGCTCTGTGGGTATGCTGCTATCAGTGCCGTTAACCATGATTGTAAAAATAGCACTAGAAGCCAGTGACGAAGGGCGTTGGTTAGCTACTATGCTTGGCACAGGTGAAGAACCCGTTATCAAATCAGAAGACTAA
- a CDS encoding sodium-dependent transporter codes for MSENREHFSSRLGFILAAAGSAVGIGNLVGFPVSATKNGGGAFLLVYALFVAFICLPVMMAEMAMGRHAQKDPLGAYKVLANNDKKWKFAGFLAVLTPFMIAVFYMVITVWIFGYLSQTALGNLDMLANPGHFGEFINSYTVFGYMALVVVIVNLILVGGVKDGIEKAAKFLMPALFVMLIILVGYVLTLDNAMAGVKYYIIPDFSKMNASVLNGALSQAFFSLSLGMGILITYASYISKKDDIVGSAKMVAITDSLVAFVAGLMVLPAIFSFDPNTDPAKLSDSSVSMIFVYLPKILLALQNDIGYLGASAVAFIFFLLVFFAAITSLVSIVEVPTATLSDRKGISRKKALGILTLSTGILTILCIMSFGMIDSLTTFTSYGSGNKSFFDVVYDVFYDTILPLNGLMVCLFVMYKWKKVRLSEELRQGSPNYANSFMEKYVNFSLQTFIPAILLIIFVNTVATKFFDISIFGF; via the coding sequence ATGAGTGAAAATAGAGAGCACTTTAGCTCCCGCTTAGGATTTATATTGGCAGCGGCAGGTTCTGCTGTGGGTATTGGTAACTTAGTAGGCTTTCCAGTTTCTGCGACTAAGAATGGCGGTGGTGCATTTTTGCTCGTCTATGCTTTGTTCGTCGCATTCATTTGTTTACCTGTAATGATGGCCGAAATGGCCATGGGTCGTCATGCACAAAAAGACCCGCTTGGTGCATACAAGGTATTAGCTAATAACGACAAAAAATGGAAGTTTGCTGGCTTTTTAGCAGTATTAACGCCATTTATGATTGCTGTTTTTTATATGGTGATCACGGTGTGGATTTTTGGTTACTTAAGCCAAACCGCACTGGGTAATTTAGATATGCTGGCAAACCCTGGGCATTTTGGTGAGTTTATAAATAGCTACACCGTGTTTGGTTATATGGCACTGGTTGTGGTTATTGTTAACCTTATTTTGGTCGGTGGTGTAAAAGACGGCATAGAAAAAGCGGCTAAATTTTTAATGCCTGCTTTGTTTGTCATGCTAATTATACTGGTGGGTTATGTACTCACCCTTGATAACGCAATGGCGGGTGTTAAGTACTACATTATTCCTGATTTTAGTAAAATGAATGCCAGCGTGCTTAACGGTGCACTGAGCCAAGCGTTTTTCTCATTGTCGTTAGGTATGGGTATTTTAATTACCTATGCCTCTTATATTTCGAAAAAAGATGACATTGTAGGCAGTGCTAAAATGGTCGCTATTACCGACTCACTGGTTGCGTTTGTAGCAGGCTTAATGGTGTTACCGGCTATTTTTAGCTTTGACCCAAATACCGATCCGGCTAAGTTATCTGACTCGTCAGTTTCAATGATTTTTGTCTATCTTCCAAAAATCTTATTAGCGCTACAAAATGATATTGGTTACCTTGGCGCATCAGCCGTGGCATTTATTTTCTTCTTATTGGTATTTTTTGCTGCGATCACATCATTGGTATCTATTGTTGAAGTACCAACTGCAACACTAAGCGACCGTAAAGGCATTAGCCGTAAAAAAGCGTTGGGCATACTTACTTTATCAACTGGTATATTAACTATTTTGTGTATTATGTCGTTTGGTATGATTGACAGCCTAACTACTTTTACTAGCTACGGTAGTGGTAATAAGAGCTTTTTTGATGTTGTTTATGACGTATTCTACGACACAATATTGCCTTTAAATGGTTTAATGGTGTGTTTGTTTGTAATGTATAAATGGAAAAAAGTTCGCTTAAGTGAAGAGCTAAGACAGGGCTCTCCTAATTATGCTAATAGCTTTATGGAAAAGTACGTTAACTTTTCACTGCAAACCTTTATTCCAGCGATATTATTAATCATTTTTGTAAATACCGTTGCGACGAAGTTTTTTGATATCAGTATTTTTGGTTTTTAA
- the trpA gene encoding tryptophan synthase subunit alpha, with protein MSQVKTDRYGKMFAALKEQHQGAFVPFVTIGDPGKAQSIEIIKSLIDGGADGLELGIPFSDPIADGPVIQQANIRALDVHINTQDCFDIIKEIRQYNADIPIGLLLYSNLIFKRGLEKFYTDAKAVGVDSILVADVPLHESKMFRKAAMANGIDPIFIATPNASDDTLRECASYGRGYTYLLSRAGVTGTDTKAQMPATHVVTRLQEYHSAPALLGFGISTPDDVKAALKAGAAGAISGSAVVKIIEANLNDLDAMTSQLKTFVSEMKAATAL; from the coding sequence ATGAGCCAAGTAAAAACTGACCGTTACGGAAAAATGTTTGCCGCGCTTAAAGAGCAACACCAGGGTGCTTTCGTACCGTTTGTAACCATTGGCGATCCAGGTAAAGCGCAAAGCATCGAAATTATTAAAAGCTTAATCGATGGCGGCGCTGACGGACTGGAATTGGGTATTCCGTTTTCAGATCCGATTGCCGACGGCCCTGTTATTCAACAGGCCAATATTCGTGCTTTAGATGTACACATTAATACACAAGATTGTTTTGATATTATTAAAGAAATACGCCAGTACAATGCCGATATTCCAATTGGCTTATTGTTGTATTCAAACTTAATATTTAAACGTGGCTTAGAAAAATTTTACACTGATGCAAAAGCAGTAGGCGTTGACTCTATTTTGGTGGCTGATGTGCCATTGCACGAGTCGAAAATGTTTAGAAAAGCCGCCATGGCCAATGGTATAGACCCAATTTTTATCGCCACGCCGAACGCCAGTGACGATACGCTACGTGAGTGTGCATCGTACGGTCGCGGCTATACCTACTTACTGTCTCGTGCAGGGGTAACAGGCACCGATACTAAAGCACAAATGCCTGCAACCCATGTGGTTACACGCCTGCAAGAGTACCACAGTGCGCCTGCATTATTAGGTTTTGGTATTTCAACACCTGATGATGTAAAAGCCGCGCTTAAAGCCGGTGCTGCGGGGGCAATTTCAGGCTCTGCAGTCGTAAAAATCATTGAAGCAAACTTAAATGATTTAGACGCGATGACATCACAGCTAAAAACATTTGTAAGCGAGATGAAAGCCGCAACAGCGCTTTAA
- a CDS encoding response regulator transcription factor, protein MRILVIEDDLHLADNLRNALEKERYSVDLCHDGEAGLFHITEYPLDMAVVDLGLPKIDGIELINKARAQGITIPILILTARDRWQDKVEGLDAGADDYLTKPFHVEELIARCNALIRRSAGKANPEMTAGPIKIHTRSQQVWVNDKELSLTAYEYKVLEYLMVNPQKVISKSELTEHIYDQDFDLDSNVIEVFVLRLRKKLDPDGVLNPVETLRGRGYRLKSQW, encoded by the coding sequence ATGCGAATTTTAGTAATAGAAGATGATTTACATTTGGCAGACAACCTGCGCAATGCATTAGAAAAAGAGCGTTACAGCGTTGATTTATGTCACGATGGTGAGGCTGGCCTTTTTCACATCACTGAATACCCTTTAGACATGGCTGTAGTTGATTTAGGCCTACCTAAAATAGACGGTATTGAGCTAATAAATAAAGCACGTGCCCAAGGGATAACTATCCCTATTTTGATCTTAACCGCGCGCGATCGCTGGCAAGACAAAGTAGAAGGCCTAGATGCCGGTGCCGATGACTACCTAACTAAGCCGTTTCATGTGGAAGAGCTAATTGCTCGCTGTAATGCGCTTATTCGTCGCAGTGCAGGTAAAGCAAACCCTGAAATGACAGCAGGCCCTATTAAAATTCATACCCGTTCACAACAAGTATGGGTAAACGACAAAGAGCTGAGCTTAACCGCGTATGAGTACAAAGTACTTGAATACTTAATGGTTAATCCACAAAAAGTAATTTCAAAGTCTGAGCTTACAGAGCATATTTACGATCAAGACTTCGACCTTGATTCGAACGTTATTGAAGTGTTTGTACTACGTTTGCGTAAAAAACTCGACCCAGATGGCGTGCTTAACCCAGTGGAAACATTACGCGGACGTGGTTACAGGCTTAAAAGCCAGTGGTAG
- a CDS encoding PepSY domain-containing protein, with amino-acid sequence MRVLLILNLIAVMCLANFAHANNTKSKADKVEVSKKKAVILAKQTTDGTTLKISEETLFFTVRILKADGHVVDLKINKKTGEVKKD; translated from the coding sequence ATGCGTGTATTATTAATACTCAACTTAATCGCGGTAATGTGTTTGGCTAATTTTGCCCATGCAAACAATACCAAAAGCAAAGCCGATAAAGTTGAGGTAAGCAAAAAGAAAGCAGTAATACTTGCAAAGCAAACTACAGACGGTACAACGTTAAAAATTTCTGAAGAAACACTTTTTTTTACTGTACGAATCTTAAAAGCTGACGGCCACGTCGTCGATTTGAAAATAAACAAGAAAACTGGCGAAGTGAAAAAGGATTAA
- a CDS encoding YciI family protein, with protein sequence MLYMIYSTDVQNSLEHRKAARPAHLARLQILEDEGRLLTAGPLPAIDSEDPQDAGFTGSLVIAQFNSLEDAREWAADDPYVAGGVYENSIVKPFKKVFPA encoded by the coding sequence ATGTTGTATATGATTTATTCAACAGACGTCCAAAATAGTTTAGAGCACCGTAAAGCGGCACGCCCAGCTCATTTAGCGCGCTTACAAATCCTAGAAGACGAAGGCCGACTATTAACCGCAGGCCCTCTTCCGGCCATTGATAGTGAAGACCCGCAAGACGCAGGTTTTACGGGTTCTTTAGTGATTGCTCAATTTAATTCTTTAGAAGACGCCAGAGAATGGGCCGCAGATGATCCCTATGTTGCCGGTGGCGTATATGAAAATTCTATCGTTAAACCATTTAAAAAAGTGTTCCCTGCTTAA
- a CDS encoding type 1 glutamine amidotransferase domain-containing protein has translation MSNLHNSNRLQGKKIAILAADGFEQSELLSPQAALLEAGADIEVVSIKEGQITAWDEDKWGEKVAVDKLAANANAADYDALLLPGGLFNPDSLRQDSDAKAFVNGFFGAKKNKPVAAICHAPWLLAEINKLRDKKVTSYPSIKSDLINAGANWVDQEVCVDQGLVTSRSPADLDAFNAKFIEEILEGKHQAH, from the coding sequence ATGAGTAACTTACATAACAGTAATCGTTTACAAGGTAAGAAAATTGCCATTTTAGCCGCCGATGGATTTGAGCAAAGCGAGTTACTCTCGCCACAGGCTGCATTACTTGAGGCGGGCGCCGATATAGAGGTTGTTTCTATTAAAGAAGGGCAGATCACCGCATGGGATGAAGACAAGTGGGGTGAAAAAGTTGCTGTTGATAAATTAGCAGCCAATGCAAATGCCGCCGATTACGATGCGCTTTTACTACCTGGTGGTTTGTTTAACCCCGATAGCTTACGCCAAGACTCGGACGCTAAGGCATTTGTAAACGGCTTTTTTGGGGCAAAGAAAAACAAACCCGTTGCCGCTATATGTCATGCGCCGTGGTTACTCGCTGAAATTAATAAGCTCAGAGACAAAAAGGTTACTTCGTATCCTAGTATTAAAAGCGATTTAATTAATGCGGGTGCTAACTGGGTTGACCAAGAGGTTTGTGTTGATCAAGGCTTAGTGACTAGCCGCAGCCCTGCAGATTTAGACGCGTTTAATGCTAAATTTATTGAAGAGATCCTTGAAGGTAAGCATCAAGCGCATTAA
- a CDS encoding CPBP family intramembrane glutamic endopeptidase encodes MNANQYRWFEFAFIFIILPLIGFNIRQYLSNWLIPALIILMSVCCMLLLNDTHFKRFRLTSLGQFSAVKRRMFSFFFIGALFSGVFYNLLYQGHWFTLPRENLADWLMLLLLYPLLSVIPQELIFRTYFFHRYKRIMPSKWLRIIVSASVFALAHIVYANWVAVSLSFIGGLLFAYTYAQSRSTFACVLEHSLWGIWMFTLGMGDYLDSGALN; translated from the coding sequence GTGAACGCTAATCAATATCGCTGGTTTGAATTTGCCTTTATTTTTATTATTCTGCCTTTAATTGGCTTTAATATTCGCCAATATTTATCTAACTGGCTTATTCCGGCACTGATCATCCTCATGAGTGTGTGTTGTATGTTGCTACTAAACGACACTCACTTTAAACGTTTTAGATTAACTAGCTTGGGGCAGTTTTCTGCTGTGAAGCGCCGTATGTTTAGCTTTTTCTTTATTGGCGCGTTATTTTCGGGGGTATTTTACAACTTACTTTACCAAGGACACTGGTTTACTTTACCTCGAGAAAACCTCGCCGACTGGCTGATGCTATTACTGCTCTACCCTTTATTGTCGGTGATCCCGCAAGAATTAATATTTAGAACCTACTTTTTTCATCGTTATAAACGCATTATGCCCAGTAAATGGCTACGCATTATTGTCAGTGCGAGTGTATTTGCACTGGCACATATTGTTTACGCTAATTGGGTTGCAGTAAGTTTATCGTTTATAGGCGGGTTACTATTTGCTTATACCTACGCACAAAGCCGCTCAACCTTTGCCTGTGTTCTTGAGCACAGTTTATGGGGCATATGGATGTTTACCCTAGGAATGGGTGACTATTTAGACTCTGGTGCACTGAATTAA
- a CDS encoding HU family DNA-binding protein: MNKAELVAAIADASELTKKDAQAALTSLQKVITKSLSEGDQVQISGFGTFALSYYPARTGRNPQTGETIEIQGANKAVFKPAKALKERL; the protein is encoded by the coding sequence ATGAATAAAGCAGAACTGGTTGCAGCCATTGCGGATGCGAGTGAATTAACAAAAAAAGACGCACAAGCTGCGTTAACCAGCTTACAAAAAGTGATTACAAAGTCATTGTCTGAAGGCGATCAGGTACAAATATCAGGCTTTGGCACTTTTGCACTAAGCTATTACCCAGCGCGTACTGGTCGTAATCCACAAACTGGTGAAACGATTGAAATACAAGGGGCTAATAAAGCCGTATTTAAACCAGCAAAAGCGCTAAAAGAGCGTCTTTAA
- a CDS encoding FAD-dependent oxidoreductase, translated as MHKPVVIIGGGLAGLYAAYSLKKRNIPFLLLEAKASLGGRIASHYLPTNNTIGHDLGPTWIFPHQPNIQQLVAALNIPVFEQYTQGDVLYQASHTVPAQQVAGAGEMQLFRIQNGMDELIDALYHQLEPNTVKLEHAVSEVKKLSDGWHISANYQGSTQYYTCDQLLLALPPRMISQHLTPHLWANNVLAQRLASVPTWMAGQAKFVATFEHAFWRDKNLSGQCFSRVGPLVEVHDASASEHSHSALFGFIGVPYLQRSKVTREQLTQACLDQLSYFYGEQAYTAKSCIIKDWAEDEFVANKDDQIGVSQHPEFNFSGLSEQLKQLQVHFVGSEFAQQEAGYLEGSINAVDSALANLIVA; from the coding sequence ATGCATAAACCTGTGGTTATTATTGGTGGTGGCTTAGCTGGCTTATATGCTGCTTACAGCCTTAAAAAACGTAACATTCCGTTTTTATTATTAGAGGCCAAAGCCAGTTTAGGTGGCAGAATTGCGTCTCATTATTTACCGACCAACAACACCATTGGCCACGATTTAGGCCCTACCTGGATATTTCCGCATCAGCCTAATATTCAACAGTTAGTTGCCGCTTTAAACATCCCTGTGTTTGAGCAATACACCCAAGGCGATGTGTTATACCAAGCATCACACACAGTGCCTGCCCAGCAAGTTGCAGGGGCTGGCGAAATGCAGTTATTTAGAATACAAAACGGTATGGACGAGCTTATTGATGCGCTTTATCATCAGCTTGAGCCAAACACCGTTAAATTAGAGCACGCTGTTAGCGAAGTAAAAAAGCTCTCCGATGGCTGGCATATAAGCGCTAATTACCAAGGGAGTACGCAATACTATACTTGCGATCAGTTACTGTTGGCGTTACCCCCTAGAATGATCAGCCAACATTTAACCCCGCATTTATGGGCTAATAATGTTTTAGCACAGCGTTTAGCGTCGGTGCCTACGTGGATGGCAGGCCAAGCAAAGTTTGTTGCCACCTTTGAACACGCCTTTTGGCGAGATAAAAATTTATCGGGGCAATGTTTTAGCCGTGTAGGCCCATTGGTAGAAGTTCATGATGCGTCAGCCAGTGAGCATTCTCACTCTGCTTTGTTTGGCTTTATTGGCGTGCCTTACTTGCAGCGCAGTAAAGTAACTCGCGAGCAATTAACCCAAGCTTGCCTTGATCAGCTCAGCTATTTTTACGGTGAGCAAGCCTATACAGCGAAAAGCTGCATTATAAAAGATTGGGCTGAGGATGAATTTGTTGCCAACAAAGATGACCAAATAGGTGTATCGCAGCATCCTGAATTCAATTTTTCAGGGCTTAGCGAGCAGCTTAAACAGTTACAAGTGCATTTTGTGGGGAGTGAGTTTGCACAGCAAGAAGCAGGATATTTAGAGGGATCTATAAATGCTGTAGATAGCGCTTTAGCTAATTTAATAGTTGCTTAG